The Rhodospirillaceae bacterium nucleotide sequence GCGACGGTGGCAGGAGTCGAAGGTTGATTCGGTTCTCATCCGCGAGCAGGCGATACTTTTCGGATTCAATGACCTGGAGATAATAGAGGCGCGCAATGAGCGAGCCCACAAGCGTCGCCTGCATCCCGCCCAGGATCATTGCCCGCCGGGAGAATATTTTGGCCTGATTTTGAGCCTGTTGCTTATTTCCAGCCATGGCGCATTCTCAATCGGTCGGCAGCAATCGGCGCTCGATCCACGCGAAGACGTAAGCGAGGGGCGGATAGCAAACCAGTTCGAGCAGGAAAAGATTGAATGCCTGGGCTGGATTTACCAGCATCTCCTGCAGGAACGATACCAGCAGCCAGGTCAGCAGCGTGGCGCCGGCGGCGACGACACCGAACAATCCCCAGATCAACAAAAACGGCATCCCGTTGAGCGCCTTGCGCTGCCAAAGGGCGATCCCATGCACGATCAGGAGTACCAGAAGGCCAACACCGAAAGGCGCCAACGTCATCAGGTCGTGGATAAGCCCGATCGACAGCACGCCCCACATACTCATCAACCCCGGCTGATGCAACGTCCAGAAGAAGACCGAGATCAGCACCAAGGCCGAGGCAATGGTGCCGAGGCGCGGCAGATGCCAGGACAAGAGAGCCGCGAACATGAGCAGCAAAGTCAGTCCGACGGGTAGTGCTGCGCGCCAGGCGATATCCGCCTGCTGGCCCAGGCTCGGCCTGATCACTCCGATGCCCCGGAGGTAATCGTTCCGGCCTTGGCTGGACTGAGGGCCTTGGTTGTATCGACGCCGAGATCGTTGAGCAGAATGCCGGGCAGGCTGTAATCGATCAGTCGGATGTTCTCGAGGCGGCTGAAATCGACAAAAGGCTGGACGAGGATATGGCCGCCGGTGACCGAAACCACCTCACCCACCGGCAATCCGGCCGGGAACACACCGCCTTGCCCGGAGGTGACCATGCGGTCACCGATTTTGACGTCGCTGTCGCGGGACAGGTAAAGAAGCTCCGGCAGATCGGAATTGCGTCCAGCGAGAACCGCCTGGTCGCGGCTGCGTTCCGCCACCACCGGCACACGGGCATTGATGTCGGTGATCAGGAGGATGCGCGCCGAGCGCTCCCCCACCTCAAGCACGCGCCCCGCGAGCCCACTCCCCGTGACCGCAGCCTGCCCCTTGGCAACGCCGGCCCTGGTGCCGCCCAGCACGATCAGCGAGCGGACAAAGCTCGATGAAGTGTCCGCAACGACACTGGCCGTCACGAAACTAACCTTGGGGCCCGGCTGGAAGTTCAGCAGGTCACGCAAGCTGGCATTTTCGGCCTGCAGTTCACGCGCCACCCGCTGCCATTCCAAAAGGGTGTCGTTCTGACGCTTGAGCGCTTCATTTTCGGCCTTGAGCGCGAAGTAGTCGCGGACATCACTCGCCGTTTCACGGGCTGCATCGATCGGCCGGGAGACTGCATTGATCACCGGCGCCGTGATATCCATCATCATCATGCGAACGCGGCTGACCAGGACGGAATCAGGTTTGCCGATCAGCATCAGACCGAAGGCAAAGGCGACCAAAAGAACAAAAGTGAAACGATGGGTCCATGAGCGAGACGCCGCGGCGGCCCCGATCGATCCCATACGCTTGTTCACCTATGATTCCTCCCAAACCAAGGAGACCGACCACGAGTCTGAGGTCAATCAATCACTTAGGGCATTTTTCCACAGGCAGGGTTAAAG carries:
- the mreC gene encoding rod shape-determining protein MreC: MGSIGAAAASRSWTHRFTFVLLVAFAFGLMLIGKPDSVLVSRVRMMMMDITAPVINAVSRPIDAARETASDVRDYFALKAENEALKRQNDTLLEWQRVARELQAENASLRDLLNFQPGPKVSFVTASVVADTSSSFVRSLIVLGGTRAGVAKGQAAVTGSGLAGRVLEVGERSARILLITDINARVPVVAERSRDQAVLAGRNSDLPELLYLSRDSDVKIGDRMVTSGQGGVFPAGLPVGEVVSVTGGHILVQPFVDFSRLENIRLIDYSLPGILLNDLGVDTTKALSPAKAGTITSGASE